A genomic region of Photobacterium swingsii contains the following coding sequences:
- a CDS encoding LPS O-antigen chain length determinant protein WzzB, which produces MSTGSKEVMQHYQHSSSPQAAFNDFNNKKDEIDLFELCNVLWLNKVKIIALSLLFAIAAIIYALTAQQWWSSKAVIIPAQLNDFSEYQFQVKQFQPVFDVYQQDGTILVNEELTPLIDNEKLFQQFINSFNSLANKKAFLLSSEQFQEYLTNNEISDEEAISRTLNAWFHKIKAIITDKKRRDVYTLSLQATTGESSFALLNSYIAFVSAQVFKDNLSNLTAVTQAKENELKQMLTIFEAQASNYIDVEKQRSLLSLDIAKAAKLEQPVTNITDNKLFDIQLGAKALQAKVKALDSIENLGVVDPNIQQVKAKLSLLKSTKVNSNISFKTFRFLENVEMPLNRDKPKRVLIVIFGTLLGGILAAVIVLIQHAISKHKEE; this is translated from the coding sequence GTGTCGACAGGTAGCAAAGAAGTCATGCAACACTATCAACATTCATCTTCACCTCAAGCAGCATTTAATGATTTCAACAACAAAAAGGATGAAATTGATTTATTTGAACTATGTAATGTTCTTTGGCTAAATAAAGTTAAGATCATTGCTTTATCGTTGCTTTTTGCTATAGCTGCAATCATTTATGCACTTACTGCACAGCAATGGTGGTCATCTAAGGCTGTCATCATCCCTGCACAACTGAACGATTTTTCTGAATACCAATTTCAAGTAAAGCAGTTTCAACCTGTCTTCGATGTGTACCAGCAAGATGGTACAATCCTCGTTAATGAAGAACTCACCCCTCTAATTGATAATGAAAAGCTTTTCCAGCAATTTATCAATAGTTTTAACTCACTTGCGAATAAAAAAGCATTCCTACTTTCTAGTGAGCAATTTCAAGAATATTTAACTAACAATGAAATATCAGATGAAGAAGCTATATCCCGTACACTTAATGCTTGGTTTCATAAAATCAAAGCAATAATAACGGATAAAAAGCGTCGTGATGTTTACACTTTATCACTACAAGCTACTACTGGTGAATCAAGCTTTGCGCTATTAAACAGCTATATTGCATTTGTCTCAGCACAAGTCTTCAAAGACAACCTATCTAACTTAACCGCCGTTACTCAAGCAAAAGAGAATGAACTCAAGCAAATGCTAACAATTTTTGAGGCGCAGGCCTCAAACTATATTGATGTTGAAAAGCAGCGTTCATTACTATCTTTAGATATAGCAAAAGCGGCAAAGCTAGAGCAACCCGTAACCAATATCACAGATAATAAATTATTCGATATTCAACTAGGGGCTAAAGCATTACAAGCAAAAGTAAAAGCGCTAGATAGTATCGAAAACCTAGGCGTTGTTGACCCAAACATTCAACAAGTAAAAGCAAAATTATCGCTGCTAAAGAGCACCAAAGTTAACAGCAATATTAGCTTCAAGACTTTTCGCTTTTTAGAAAATGTTGAAATGCCGCTTAATCGAGATAAGCCTAAGCGTGTACTAATCGTTATATTCGGTACACTTCTTGGTGGTATATTAGCTGCAGTTATAGTGCTTATTCAGCACGCTATCTCTAAGCATAAAGAAGAATAA
- a CDS encoding polysaccharide export protein — protein sequence MDFKKKLLITAMTSSLLVGCAVPGSHLELDNKNIIEPEQTDTSTENSIDDRVNVYPLTTQLVGQLKAPKTQSRTNPSLDAQLIRYQYRVGPGDILNVTIWDHPELTIPAGSYRSSSESGNWVHADGTIFYPYIGLVKVEGKTVTQIRDEMARRLAKFIEAPQVDVNVAAFRSQKTYITGEVNKPGQQAITNVPLTLLDAVNRAGGLNTDADWRNVTLTRNGVEQSLSLHALMQRGDLMQNRLLEPGDIVHVPRNDAQKVFVMGEVKEPKLLKIDRAGMSLTEALSGVGGINELEADATGIFVIRSTLNQQAVNQGEQPINQEQQTSNQGTVANIYQLNIKDASALVIGTEFELQPYDIVYVTAAPISRWNRVVKQLLPTISGFNNLTEGVNRVRVW from the coding sequence ATGGATTTTAAGAAAAAATTACTTATTACTGCAATGACATCCTCCTTGCTGGTAGGCTGCGCTGTGCCTGGTTCACATCTAGAACTTGATAATAAAAATATTATTGAGCCAGAGCAGACGGATACAAGCACCGAAAATAGCATTGATGATCGCGTCAATGTTTACCCTTTAACCACGCAGTTAGTTGGTCAACTTAAAGCACCTAAAACCCAGTCTAGAACGAACCCTAGCTTAGATGCCCAACTAATTCGATACCAATACCGCGTTGGCCCAGGGGATATCCTTAATGTCACTATTTGGGACCACCCTGAACTAACCATACCTGCGGGCTCCTACCGTAGTTCAAGCGAATCAGGTAACTGGGTTCATGCTGATGGCACTATCTTTTACCCATATATCGGCTTAGTGAAAGTCGAAGGCAAAACCGTTACCCAAATTCGTGATGAAATGGCACGCCGATTAGCCAAGTTTATTGAAGCGCCGCAAGTCGATGTGAACGTTGCCGCGTTTCGCTCTCAAAAAACCTACATTACAGGCGAAGTCAATAAACCAGGCCAACAAGCCATTACTAACGTGCCATTAACTCTGCTTGATGCTGTTAACCGTGCGGGTGGCTTAAATACCGATGCGGATTGGCGCAATGTGACCTTAACGCGTAATGGTGTTGAACAAAGCCTGTCATTACATGCGCTGATGCAACGTGGTGATTTAATGCAAAATCGCCTGCTTGAACCTGGCGATATTGTGCATGTGCCGCGTAACGATGCACAAAAAGTCTTTGTCATGGGCGAAGTAAAAGAGCCTAAATTGCTTAAAATCGATCGTGCAGGCATGAGCTTAACGGAAGCATTAAGTGGTGTAGGTGGCATTAACGAACTTGAAGCCGATGCGACAGGTATTTTCGTTATTCGTAGCACGCTAAATCAGCAAGCGGTTAATCAAGGCGAACAGCCTATAAACCAAGAACAACAAACGAGTAATCAGGGTACAGTAGCCAATATTTATCAACTAAATATTAAAGATGCTTCAGCATTGGTGATAGGTACTGAATTTGAACTACAGCCTTACGATATTGTGTATGTGACAGCGGCGCCAATCTCGCGCTGGAACCGTGTAGTAAAACAGCTACTACCGACAATTTCAGGGTTTAATAACCTAACCGAAGGTGTTAACCGAGTGAGGGTTTGGTAA
- a CDS encoding trimeric intracellular cation channel family protein, which translates to MLLTTLYIIGITAEAMTGAIAAGKRHMDWFGVMLVASATAIGGGTVRDVLLGHYPLGWVANPQYLVITCLAGLFTTLVAKWVMRYHKIFVILDAVGLIVFSIIGCRVAMDMGLPVLICVVSAVVTGVFGGLLRDLICRRPPMVLHKELYASVAFLAGGMYFGMMHFAVPELIATVATLVVGFIARMAAVQLGWSLPVFKLDDETGIVVAPKESVTDTK; encoded by the coding sequence ATGCTATTAACAACTCTCTACATTATAGGTATTACTGCAGAAGCCATGACAGGCGCGATTGCGGCGGGCAAACGTCATATGGACTGGTTTGGTGTTATGTTAGTTGCTAGTGCAACGGCAATCGGCGGTGGTACGGTGCGCGATGTACTATTAGGCCATTACCCATTAGGCTGGGTGGCAAACCCACAATACCTAGTGATCACTTGCCTTGCGGGTCTATTCACCACGCTAGTAGCAAAATGGGTTATGCGTTATCACAAAATCTTCGTGATTTTAGATGCCGTTGGCCTGATCGTATTTAGTATTATTGGTTGCCGTGTCGCGATGGACATGGGGTTACCAGTGCTTATTTGCGTTGTTTCCGCGGTAGTAACGGGTGTATTTGGTGGTCTATTGCGTGACCTAATTTGCCGCCGCCCACCTATGGTGCTACATAAAGAGCTTTACGCCTCCGTTGCTTTTCTTGCGGGCGGTATGTACTTCGGCATGATGCACTTTGCTGTGCCAGAACTGATTGCGACTGTTGCAACTCTTGTAGTTGGTTTTATCGCGCGAATGGCAGCAGTACAACTGGGTTGGAGCCTACCTGTGTTCAAGCTTGATGATGAAACAGGTATTGTTGTTGCGCCAAAAGAGTCAGTAACTGACACTAAATAG
- a CDS encoding elongation factor P hydroxylase, which translates to MSHNYNDLISVFNTTFLESYNTELILGGDEPIYLPADDKHRHHRIIFARGYFASGLHEIAHWCIAGPQRRLLEDYGYWYEPDGRTEAVQAEFEKVEIKPQAIEWILAASCGFAFSVSCDNLSGDCEPDRVGFTAKVREQVFSYLSNGIPDRAKLLSDALREHYGIAPLTQACFPELVL; encoded by the coding sequence ATGTCACACAATTACAACGACCTTATATCCGTGTTTAATACCACTTTTTTAGAATCGTATAATACCGAGTTGATTTTGGGCGGTGATGAGCCGATTTACCTCCCAGCTGATGACAAGCACCGTCATCATCGTATTATCTTCGCGCGTGGTTACTTTGCGTCAGGGCTGCATGAAATCGCACATTGGTGTATCGCTGGTCCTCAGCGCCGTTTATTGGAAGATTATGGCTATTGGTATGAACCTGATGGACGTACTGAAGCAGTACAGGCTGAATTTGAAAAAGTCGAAATTAAACCTCAGGCTATCGAGTGGATTTTAGCGGCTAGCTGCGGTTTTGCGTTTAGCGTGAGTTGCGACAACTTGAGTGGTGATTGTGAGCCTGATAGGGTAGGCTTCACAGCGAAAGTGCGTGAGCAGGTGTTTAGCTATTTGAGTAACGGCATACCAGATCGCGCTAAGCTGCTATCAGATGCGCTGCGTGAACATTACGGTATCGCACCGCTAACGCAAGCATGCTTTCCTGAATTAGTGTTATAA
- a CDS encoding capsule biosynthesis GfcC family protein, whose protein sequence is MKSLLTPLLIIAFSLLATSATYAETANTTVQIHTGQVQSKRKQITLNYASAVRTEQVLKDAQLQIAKHALLTTPVYWLQAAIFTPPLEQEKSALLALIAGKQSEFDQGDERYAALARLHQFIASSHFAKRAPLELDYDQARITSNANPLLSGELTLQLPARSQQVWVLGAVTEAGAVKWQQRQSTAEYLNQAETISAAENDTAVVIQPDGKVETHPIAYWNDRHHDVAPGAIIYLPFTGGWLAPLDNLGFDASGFNEINQAVVSLLRERVL, encoded by the coding sequence ATGAAATCGTTACTTACCCCTTTGCTGATCATCGCTTTTTCTTTGCTGGCAACTTCAGCCACTTATGCAGAGACAGCAAATACAACAGTACAAATACATACAGGGCAAGTTCAAAGTAAGCGCAAACAAATCACGCTTAACTATGCGAGTGCAGTACGTACCGAGCAAGTATTAAAAGACGCTCAATTACAAATCGCGAAACACGCATTACTAACGACGCCAGTATATTGGTTACAAGCAGCCATTTTCACTCCCCCTTTAGAGCAAGAAAAATCGGCTTTATTAGCTTTAATTGCAGGAAAACAAAGTGAGTTTGACCAAGGTGATGAGCGCTACGCAGCACTAGCAAGACTGCATCAGTTTATTGCTAGCAGTCACTTTGCAAAGCGTGCACCGCTTGAGTTGGACTACGACCAAGCCCGCATCACAAGCAATGCTAATCCGTTATTATCAGGTGAATTAACACTGCAATTGCCTGCTCGCTCGCAACAAGTCTGGGTGTTAGGCGCGGTAACTGAAGCAGGTGCTGTAAAGTGGCAACAACGCCAATCGACAGCCGAATACCTAAATCAAGCGGAAACTATTTCTGCTGCTGAGAATGATACTGCGGTTGTGATCCAACCAGATGGCAAAGTGGAAACGCACCCTATCGCTTATTGGAACGACCGTCACCACGATGTCGCCCCAGGTGCGATTATTTACCTACCGTTTACTGGCGGCTGGCTGGCGCCATTGGATAATTTGGGTTTTGATGCTTCAGGGTTTAACGAGATAAACCAAGCGGTTGTTTCCCTACTACGGGAGCGAGTATTGTAA
- a CDS encoding polysaccharide biosynthesis tyrosine autokinase, which yields MSISQNLPPKQSESDEIDLGKLFGILVDSRWMIIAITIIFSVVGVCYALLATPVYKADALLQVETKSSGMPALGDMGELFAQESSATTEIEIIKSRMVLGKTVDKLNLTTIAKPNYFPFIGKGLARITGNESSISIARFEIPKYVAEPNFTLVVTDSEAGKFTLIDSNEREVLTGKVNELAQNGEYRLFVTALVGEVDSEFTLAKRSRLDAIQALQQDLAVSERGKQTGILQLSLTGENRANIERVLNDISQNYFLQNVERNSAEAENSLAFLRKHLPDIKSELITAEDKLNRFRQANDSIDLGLEAKSTLEVMVKLEAQLNELTFKESEISQRFTKEHPAYSALLEKRQTLLGERERLNKQVQKLPKTQREILRMTRDVEVNQQIYVQLLNKVQELNIVKASTVGNVRILDVAQSYTRAVKPKKPLIVVLATLLGGMLSVAIVLLKAAFHRGVENPDDIEALGLPVYASVPMSDWQTEIEKKRGNKKTLLPVEQTLLAVSNPADLSIEALRSLRTSLHFAMMEAKNNILMISGPSPGIGKSFVSSNMAAVVAKAGQRVLVIDADMRKGRMEQQLAVENKIGLSDFLSGQTSIESLIKKPGVDNLDFITRGNVPPNPSELLMHPRFKQLMDWASENYDIVIVDTPPILAVTDPAIVGAHAGTTLLVGRFGQNTAKEIAVTKQRFEQNGIEVKGFILNAVVRKASSYYGGNYGYYNYSYESKK from the coding sequence ATGAGCATTTCTCAAAACTTGCCGCCGAAACAATCTGAGTCTGATGAAATTGATTTAGGGAAATTGTTTGGTATTTTAGTTGATAGCCGCTGGATGATTATTGCAATCACCATTATTTTCAGTGTTGTTGGGGTATGCTATGCCTTACTCGCAACACCTGTTTATAAAGCTGATGCGTTATTGCAAGTCGAAACCAAAAGCAGCGGAATGCCAGCGCTTGGTGACATGGGTGAGCTATTTGCTCAAGAGTCATCGGCGACCACAGAAATTGAGATCATTAAATCTCGGATGGTATTAGGTAAAACAGTTGATAAACTCAACCTAACAACAATTGCTAAGCCTAATTATTTTCCATTCATTGGCAAAGGTTTAGCGCGAATTACGGGGAATGAATCATCTATATCGATCGCTCGTTTTGAAATTCCTAAATACGTAGCAGAGCCGAATTTTACTCTAGTCGTTACCGATTCAGAGGCTGGCAAATTTACACTGATTGATAGCAACGAACGTGAAGTGCTAACAGGTAAAGTGAATGAATTAGCGCAAAATGGCGAATACCGTCTGTTTGTGACTGCGCTAGTGGGTGAGGTTGATAGTGAGTTTACGCTTGCTAAGCGCTCACGCTTAGATGCAATACAAGCTCTGCAACAAGATCTAGCCGTTAGTGAACGTGGTAAACAAACGGGTATTTTACAGCTTTCGTTAACCGGTGAAAATCGCGCTAACATTGAACGTGTTTTAAATGATATTAGCCAAAACTATTTTCTACAAAACGTAGAGCGTAACTCTGCAGAAGCTGAAAATAGCTTGGCGTTCTTGCGTAAACATTTACCTGATATTAAATCTGAGCTGATCACTGCTGAAGATAAGCTTAACCGTTTCCGTCAAGCTAACGACTCGATAGATCTTGGCTTAGAGGCAAAATCGACACTTGAGGTAATGGTAAAGCTAGAAGCGCAGTTAAACGAGCTGACATTTAAAGAAAGTGAAATTTCGCAACGTTTTACTAAAGAACACCCAGCCTACAGCGCCTTACTTGAAAAGCGTCAAACCTTATTAGGCGAACGTGAGCGATTAAATAAACAAGTACAAAAGTTGCCTAAAACACAGCGTGAAATACTGCGTATGACGCGAGATGTTGAAGTTAACCAACAAATTTACGTTCAACTGCTTAATAAAGTGCAAGAGCTGAATATTGTTAAAGCCAGCACTGTCGGCAATGTACGCATTTTAGACGTTGCTCAATCTTACACTCGAGCGGTTAAACCGAAGAAACCTCTGATTGTAGTTCTAGCGACTTTATTGGGCGGTATGCTTTCTGTTGCGATTGTATTACTTAAAGCCGCTTTCCACCGTGGTGTTGAAAACCCAGATGATATCGAAGCCTTAGGATTGCCTGTATACGCAAGTGTGCCTATGTCGGACTGGCAAACTGAGATCGAGAAGAAACGAGGCAACAAAAAAACACTATTGCCGGTTGAGCAAACCTTGCTTGCGGTTTCTAACCCTGCCGACCTATCCATTGAAGCGCTGCGAAGCTTACGTACCAGTCTGCATTTTGCAATGATGGAAGCAAAAAACAATATTTTGATGATCTCGGGCCCGAGTCCTGGTATTGGTAAATCGTTCGTTTCCTCAAATATGGCAGCAGTCGTTGCCAAAGCGGGTCAACGTGTATTGGTGATAGATGCTGATATGCGTAAAGGTCGAATGGAGCAGCAATTAGCAGTAGAAAATAAAATCGGTTTGTCCGATTTCCTTTCAGGTCAAACAAGTATTGAAAGCCTGATTAAAAAACCAGGCGTTGATAATTTAGATTTTATAACCCGTGGTAATGTACCACCAAATCCATCTGAGCTTTTAATGCACCCGCGTTTTAAACAGCTAATGGATTGGGCTTCTGAAAATTACGACATTGTTATCGTCGATACGCCGCCGATTCTAGCGGTAACCGATCCTGCTATTGTTGGTGCTCACGCTGGTACAACGCTATTAGTTGGACGCTTTGGTCAGAATACAGCGAAAGAAATTGCAGTGACCAAACAACGCTTTGAACAGAACGGAATCGAAGTAAAAGGCTTTATCCTGAATGCCGTTGTGCGTAAAGCAAGCAGTTATTATGGCGGTAATTATGGTTATTATAACTATAGTTATGAGTCAAAAAAATAA
- a CDS encoding YfcL family protein produces the protein MIQQYEEKLLTHIDHMVETASDDELFAGGYLRGHISLSAANCEQNDINCVEEMKKAVEASIAQAQSELSPADQVIVKAMWESLKNA, from the coding sequence ATGATCCAGCAATACGAAGAAAAATTGCTTACTCACATCGACCACATGGTTGAAACGGCTTCTGATGACGAGCTTTTTGCTGGTGGTTACTTACGTGGACATATCTCATTGTCAGCAGCGAACTGCGAACAAAACGACATTAACTGCGTTGAAGAAATGAAAAAAGCGGTTGAAGCGAGTATCGCACAAGCCCAATCAGAGCTAAGCCCTGCCGATCAAGTGATCGTAAAAGCAATGTGGGAATCTCTGAAGAACGCCTAA
- a CDS encoding arsenate reductase/protein-tyrosine-phosphatase family protein: protein MFNKILVVCVGNICRSPSGEYMLKKLLPTKEIASAGVGALVGKPADKMAAQVAQEHGISLDGHVAQQVTSNLCRDYDLILVMEKGHIDAVANIAPEARGKTMLFGQWIGQQDIPDPYRQSREAFDHAYALIDDAAQAWAKKL from the coding sequence ATGTTTAATAAAATTTTGGTGGTGTGTGTAGGTAATATTTGTCGCTCACCCTCTGGCGAGTACATGCTCAAAAAATTGTTGCCAACAAAAGAGATTGCTTCCGCTGGGGTTGGTGCCCTAGTTGGTAAGCCTGCCGATAAAATGGCAGCACAAGTTGCACAAGAACACGGTATCAGCTTAGATGGGCATGTCGCACAGCAAGTGACTAGTAATTTGTGCCGTGACTATGATCTGATTTTAGTGATGGAAAAAGGCCATATCGACGCTGTTGCGAATATTGCCCCTGAAGCACGCGGCAAAACCATGCTGTTCGGCCAATGGATAGGGCAACAAGATATTCCTGATCCATACCGCCAAAGCCGCGAGGCTTTTGATCATGCTTACGCATTAATTGATGATGCCGCACAAGCATGGGCGAAAAAGTTATAA
- a CDS encoding YjbF family lipoprotein, which produces MRRSHFTIPFGGIFLCLTLLTGCSQKFQDVNDTAKLALFGDDDTQLTAQAINQLPYASMYARIGDGPQAFMVLAFAEQDIILSAQDSTNDRTAPQLKWLSADRGLIVTQAGRITKTASLTQGNLVATTSTTIDPLALGLHQALTPKTWTRTLDWQPGYHFGYTVNSTFSNGSEQVIVINDQPVKSLYFTEEVNVPSLGKSYQNEFWLNPKNGTVIKSRQQLAPGLPVVEFSILKPFS; this is translated from the coding sequence ATGCGAAGATCTCACTTCACAATCCCATTTGGTGGGATTTTTTTATGCCTAACACTACTCACTGGCTGTAGTCAAAAGTTCCAAGATGTCAACGACACCGCTAAGTTAGCCTTGTTTGGTGACGATGACACACAGCTTACAGCCCAAGCGATTAACCAGCTACCTTATGCCAGCATGTATGCACGTATCGGTGACGGCCCTCAGGCTTTCATGGTATTAGCCTTTGCTGAGCAAGATATTATACTAAGTGCGCAAGACTCGACTAATGACCGTACTGCGCCACAACTAAAATGGCTCTCAGCCGATCGCGGCTTAATTGTGACTCAAGCAGGCCGTATTACCAAAACAGCCTCTCTCACCCAAGGGAACTTAGTGGCAACCACCAGTACGACTATCGACCCTTTAGCATTAGGGTTACACCAAGCTTTAACGCCTAAAACTTGGACTCGCACCCTTGATTGGCAGCCAGGTTACCATTTTGGCTATACCGTTAACTCCACATTCTCAAACGGTTCTGAGCAAGTTATCGTCATTAACGACCAACCCGTTAAAAGCTTGTACTTTACGGAAGAGGTTAACGTACCAAGCTTAGGAAAGAGCTACCAAAATGAATTTTGGTTAAACCCAAAAAATGGGACTGTTATAAAAAGCCGCCAACAGCTTGCCCCTGGCTTGCCTGTGGTCGAATTTTCAATCTTGAAACCATTTTCTTAA
- a CDS encoding YjbH domain-containing protein, producing MKKTNTFALSALALALTPICHVQADEFDSPTFTPSQSDFGGVGLMQMPTGRVAKEGEFTLGATFNKEYHHYTVSLQLLPWMETTIRYTNVQDILYNPDPDFSGDNKLTDKGIDVKFRLLEESYWLPETSIGLRDIGGTGLFDGEFIAASKHFGPLDFTLGVGWGYIGNSANLSGDKSAGRDCGRDTSFKGKGGQVDYKRWFTGCAAVFGGVEYQTPWAPLRLKAEWDGNDYKSDFPVTRGPIDMPQDSQINYGALYRLGDWGDMRLSYERGNTWTFGVNLNTNFNDLTTTWHDEPKVAYTPTSQQADINTTDWQRVKEQLATNAGYDDAAIYINEKDTLTGDKSSITVVGNQTKYRDRNEAHERAALVLANTGVNVDEYRLVETNNNQPTTETRIDAEHFAKVANHEYIDAKVKDTSSTTTAMSVHGQQVANADNDFDWGIAPTLQQSFGSPEAFYLFNIGINANASYWLGNHVEASGSVYFNIYDNYDQFKYQGPPPDGTDLKRVRTLVRSYISDNPVRLDNLQLTWMDHFGDNFYSQAYGGYLEMMFGGIGGEVLYRPMNSNWAVGFDVNYVKQRDPNSQFGFFTDEVQIDPSTNRTYRVQTGTVTGHASVYYTPQWSLLPNTLLKMSAGQYLTEDKGMTVDFSKQFDSGVIAGAFASFTNLSAEEFGEGSFTKGFYVSIPFDLMTVKPSTNRATVSWVPLTRDGGQMLNRKYSLYEMTDARSPWYSRAAK from the coding sequence ATGAAAAAAACAAACACTTTTGCGCTTTCGGCATTAGCGCTCGCATTAACGCCTATTTGTCATGTTCAAGCTGATGAGTTTGACTCCCCTACATTTACACCGTCACAATCTGATTTTGGTGGCGTAGGTTTGATGCAAATGCCAACAGGGCGCGTTGCCAAAGAAGGTGAATTTACCTTAGGCGCGACTTTTAACAAAGAGTACCATCACTACACAGTTTCGCTACAGTTATTGCCTTGGATGGAAACCACCATCCGCTATACCAATGTCCAAGATATTCTTTATAACCCAGATCCTGACTTTAGCGGTGATAACAAATTAACCGATAAAGGTATAGATGTTAAGTTCCGTTTGCTCGAAGAAAGTTACTGGCTGCCAGAGACCTCTATCGGTTTGCGTGATATTGGTGGTACTGGCCTGTTTGATGGTGAATTTATTGCTGCTAGCAAGCACTTTGGCCCACTTGATTTTACCTTAGGGGTGGGTTGGGGCTATATCGGTAACAGTGCTAATTTAAGTGGCGATAAATCAGCAGGGCGAGATTGTGGCCGTGATACATCCTTTAAAGGCAAAGGTGGCCAGGTTGATTACAAACGCTGGTTCACTGGCTGCGCAGCTGTATTTGGTGGTGTCGAATATCAAACACCTTGGGCACCGCTGCGCTTAAAAGCCGAATGGGATGGTAACGACTATAAGAGCGATTTCCCCGTCACTCGTGGTCCTATCGATATGCCGCAAGATAGCCAAATTAACTATGGTGCTCTATACCGTTTAGGTGACTGGGGCGACATGCGTTTAAGTTATGAACGCGGTAATACTTGGACCTTTGGGGTAAACCTAAATACCAACTTTAATGACTTAACCACAACCTGGCACGATGAGCCCAAAGTAGCTTATACACCGACATCACAACAAGCTGATATCAACACAACAGATTGGCAGCGGGTGAAAGAACAACTTGCGACTAATGCTGGTTACGATGATGCTGCTATTTACATCAATGAAAAAGACACACTAACCGGCGATAAATCATCGATCACCGTCGTTGGCAACCAAACCAAATACCGTGACCGCAATGAAGCCCACGAGCGTGCCGCTTTGGTGTTGGCAAATACTGGGGTTAACGTTGATGAGTACCGCTTGGTTGAAACCAATAATAACCAGCCAACAACCGAAACCCGTATTGATGCAGAGCACTTTGCTAAAGTGGCTAATCATGAATACATTGACGCCAAAGTAAAAGACACAAGTTCAACCACAACAGCTATGTCAGTTCATGGTCAACAAGTCGCTAATGCAGACAATGACTTTGATTGGGGAATCGCCCCTACACTACAACAATCATTTGGTAGCCCAGAAGCTTTCTATCTATTCAATATTGGTATTAATGCTAATGCGTCTTACTGGCTAGGTAATCATGTTGAAGCCAGTGGTTCGGTGTATTTCAACATCTACGATAACTATGACCAATTCAAGTACCAAGGTCCACCACCAGATGGTACTGATTTGAAACGTGTTCGTACCTTAGTTCGTAGCTATATCAGCGATAACCCGGTTCGCTTGGATAACTTACAACTTACTTGGATGGATCACTTTGGTGATAACTTCTACAGTCAAGCCTATGGCGGTTATCTTGAAATGATGTTTGGCGGTATTGGTGGTGAAGTCTTATATCGCCCAATGAACAGCAACTGGGCAGTAGGCTTCGATGTTAACTATGTGAAACAGCGTGACCCTAATTCACAGTTTGGTTTCTTTACTGATGAAGTTCAAATCGACCCAAGCACCAACCGTACTTATCGTGTACAAACGGGAACGGTTACTGGCCATGCTAGTGTGTATTACACACCGCAATGGAGCCTCTTACCTAATACCTTATTGAAAATGAGTGCTGGCCAGTACTTAACCGAAGATAAAGGGATGACGGTGGATTTCTCGAAGCAGTTTGATAGCGGCGTGATTGCTGGCGCATTTGCATCTTTCACGAATCTATCAGCAGAAGAATTCGGTGAAGGTAGCTTTACTAAAGGCTTTTATGTGTCGATTCCGTTTGATTTGATGACGGTGAAACCAAGCACCAACCGTGCGACAGTATCTTGGGTACCGCTGACTCGCGATGGTGGCCAAATGCTAAATCGTAAGTACAGTTTGTACGAAATGACAGATGCACGATCACCTTGGTATAGCCGAGCAGCGAAGTAA